One region of Fimbriiglobus ruber genomic DNA includes:
- a CDS encoding tetratricopeptide repeat protein, giving the protein MTQDVQEPLPAAQPSEAVLSVPVTRWRRVARAVSILPRFVGRRPLRSLAVVAALAAAAAAGFWGYFQYHLRAAREAVSLGHNAVATRHLRACQWVRPEDPEVLLLASRVARRSGTWVEAESLLDAYWARYGDDDALVLERLLLRATRGETEGTTQLLVARVARDDPASPLAREALVTGLLYRFRWGDADRFLDDWLKQAPDDPVALLLRGKLQEQREQTTEALGSFRRVLEVDPEQDEARMRLAAILLQLRQGEEAVAHLGYLNRRLPDHPGVQAHWARALALQGRTDEARAALDDCLRAHPHNAAALAERGRIAGLDADNAAAVDYLRLAVRLDPGNLATRYQYTLALTRDGKPDESAREQNTIRQMEADATRINELIRVRLLATPNDPAVHHEIATIALRAGRPEEAVRWFMIALQADPDYAPTHRALAGYYQQIDNPVLAAKHRALSQRSGSKPAP; this is encoded by the coding sequence ATGACCCAAGACGTGCAAGAACCGCTTCCGGCCGCCCAACCTTCGGAGGCAGTACTTTCTGTTCCGGTCACCCGCTGGCGGCGGGTAGCCCGGGCGGTCTCGATTTTGCCCCGATTCGTGGGCCGGCGGCCACTCAGATCGTTGGCGGTCGTCGCGGCGCTCGCGGCCGCCGCGGCGGCGGGTTTTTGGGGCTACTTCCAGTATCATTTGCGGGCGGCCCGGGAGGCGGTGTCGTTGGGCCATAACGCGGTCGCCACGCGCCACCTCAGAGCCTGCCAGTGGGTCCGACCGGAAGATCCGGAAGTCTTACTATTGGCCTCGCGGGTGGCCCGGCGGAGCGGCACGTGGGTCGAGGCCGAATCCCTACTCGATGCTTATTGGGCCCGCTACGGGGACGACGACGCACTGGTGCTGGAACGCCTCCTTCTCCGCGCGACGCGGGGCGAGACCGAGGGAACCACCCAGTTACTCGTCGCGCGCGTCGCCCGGGATGACCCCGCCAGTCCGCTGGCCCGGGAAGCGCTCGTCACCGGGTTGCTTTACCGGTTCCGTTGGGGCGACGCCGACCGGTTCCTCGACGATTGGTTGAAGCAGGCACCGGACGACCCGGTGGCTTTGCTGCTCCGGGGAAAGCTACAAGAACAACGGGAGCAGACGACCGAAGCTCTCGGTTCCTTCCGCCGGGTACTCGAGGTCGATCCCGAGCAAGATGAGGCCCGGATGCGGCTGGCGGCGATTCTGCTCCAACTCCGTCAGGGGGAGGAGGCGGTCGCCCACCTCGGTTACCTCAACCGACGGCTCCCCGATCACCCGGGAGTTCAGGCCCATTGGGCCCGCGCGCTGGCACTCCAGGGTCGGACGGACGAAGCCCGGGCCGCGCTGGATGACTGTCTTCGGGCACACCCGCACAACGCGGCCGCGCTCGCCGAGCGCGGCCGGATCGCGGGACTGGACGCGGACAACGCGGCGGCGGTCGATTACCTCCGACTGGCCGTCCGACTCGACCCCGGCAACCTGGCCACCCGGTATCAGTACACCCTCGCCCTGACCCGGGACGGCAAACCCGACGAGTCGGCGAGAGAACAAAACACGATCCGCCAGATGGAGGCCGACGCCACGCGGATTAACGAACTCATCCGGGTGCGACTTCTGGCAACGCCGAACGACCCGGCCGTTCATCACGAAATTGCCACGATCGCCCTCCGGGCCGGCCGCCCCGAAGAGGCCGTGCGGTGGTTCATGATCGCGCTCCAGGCTGACCCCGACTACGCACCGACGCACCGGGCTCTGGCCGGGTATTACCAGCAAATCGACAACCCGGTTCTGGCCGCCAAGCACCGCGCCCTGAGTCAACGCTCGGGTTCGAAGCCGGCCCCGTGA
- a CDS encoding tetratricopeptide repeat protein — MTTPVTTPSSAGPGARPVTFRAFLGRFRSRRALAALAAAAVLAGAGGPQVWAWYQYRTAETALRRFRPDAAQQSLAACLTVWSDRPSVHLLASRAARQDGDFEEADRQLRACQQLNGGSSDEIAFEWALLQAAAGNVREVEEYLQRRADQDPADAPLVWEALVEGYVRVYRIRDAMACLDHWLTRDPDNLRALELRGLAYQNGKAAQRGSEDFRRVLERDPTRDAVRWRLIAALLDMGSYEEALPHLEHVARQRPDDPDVQVRLARCLNMIGRGEDARRMLDAALERHPGHGLGWRTRGQFALADRQPADAETWLRRATTVLPNDYQSHWLLFQALQQQGHADQARNQLLKTEEVKERSERLGELTSRKLSEQPLDPALHYEMGTLLMRTGQAAVGERWLLSALSLDSEYRPAHAALAEYYERQGDAARAADHRQRAGR, encoded by the coding sequence GTGACCACCCCCGTGACCACCCCCTCGTCCGCCGGCCCCGGAGCCCGACCCGTGACGTTCCGCGCGTTCCTCGGACGCTTCCGATCCCGCCGCGCCCTGGCCGCCCTGGCCGCCGCCGCCGTACTCGCCGGTGCGGGCGGCCCCCAGGTCTGGGCCTGGTATCAGTACCGGACCGCGGAGACCGCGCTCCGCCGGTTCCGGCCCGACGCGGCCCAGCAGTCCCTGGCCGCCTGTCTGACGGTCTGGTCGGACCGCCCGTCGGTCCACCTGCTCGCCAGCCGGGCGGCGCGCCAGGACGGGGACTTTGAGGAGGCCGACCGCCAGTTACGGGCCTGTCAGCAATTGAACGGGGGTTCCTCGGACGAGATCGCGTTCGAGTGGGCACTGCTCCAGGCGGCGGCGGGCAACGTCCGCGAGGTCGAAGAGTACCTGCAGCGGAGGGCCGACCAGGACCCGGCCGATGCCCCGCTGGTCTGGGAGGCGTTGGTCGAAGGGTACGTCCGCGTCTACCGGATTCGCGACGCGATGGCCTGCCTGGACCACTGGCTGACCCGCGACCCGGACAACCTGCGGGCCCTGGAACTTCGCGGCCTGGCGTACCAAAACGGGAAGGCGGCCCAGCGGGGGTCCGAGGACTTCCGCCGGGTGCTGGAACGGGACCCGACCCGGGACGCGGTCCGGTGGCGGCTGATCGCCGCGCTGTTGGACATGGGGAGTTACGAAGAGGCTCTGCCGCACCTGGAACACGTCGCGCGCCAGCGGCCGGACGACCCGGACGTACAGGTGCGGCTGGCCCGGTGCCTCAACATGATCGGGCGGGGCGAGGACGCCCGGCGGATGCTCGACGCCGCCCTCGAACGACACCCCGGCCACGGGCTCGGTTGGCGGACCCGCGGCCAGTTCGCGTTGGCGGACCGTCAACCGGCCGACGCGGAAACGTGGCTCCGTCGGGCAACAACTGTACTGCCGAACGACTATCAGTCACACTGGCTGCTCTTCCAAGCCCTCCAACAGCAGGGTCATGCCGATCAAGCCCGGAACCAGCTGCTGAAGACGGAAGAGGTGAAAGAGCGGAGCGAGAGGCTCGGCGAACTGACCAGCCGGAAACTGTCCGAACAACCACTCGATCCCGCGCTGCACTACGAAATGGGCACGCTCCTGATGCGGACCGGCCAGGCGGCCGTCGGCGAGCGGTGGTTACTCAGCGCCCTGAGCCTCGACTCGGAGTACCGGCCCGCACACGCTGCCCTGGCGGAGTATTACGAGCGCCAGGGCGACGCGGCGCGGGCCGCGGACCACCGTCAACGGGCCGGCCGCTGA
- a CDS encoding FG-GAP repeat domain-containing protein, translated as MSIAPPRTRYRLWTAGLVGLVALAAAAGAVGYLRWAPGAGTPPPARPAPLPAADIEVRVHNFCGGSCHAYPPPDTFPRRYWRAEVERGFRFFEQSGLSLPAPPVESVVRYFEDRAPEELPAAECPAAGRPLGVRFERVSYPGPAAPVRPAVSNVNLVRLSAPTTGAGPLEVLACDMQGGRVMLLRPADPAPAWKVLARVANPAHAEVVDLDGDGIRDILVANLGSFPPTDRRCGSVVWLRGRADGSFTPITLLDNVGRVADVRAADFFGTGKLDLVVGVFGLHAAGEILLLENLTENWDKPRFVPRTLDARPGAIHVPVADLNGDGKPDFVALIAQEHETVVAFINEGGGSFRKQTLYRAPHPGYGSSGIQLVDLNGDGSLDVLYTNGDILDEPYLYKPYHGVQWLENKGGLLFEHHPIAPMYGAHNAVAADLTGTGRLDIVAVSFLPGDKFPDRPARKADAVVVLEQVAPGRFERHPLLTAECDAVVCAAGDLYGTGRADIVVGNFSSMTTDHPVTIWKNLGGPAAGSPRQRPAR; from the coding sequence ATGTCGATCGCCCCACCGCGGACCCGTTACCGGTTGTGGACGGCCGGGTTGGTCGGTTTGGTCGCGCTGGCGGCCGCGGCCGGTGCCGTGGGATACCTGCGGTGGGCGCCGGGGGCGGGCACCCCGCCCCCGGCCCGGCCCGCCCCACTGCCCGCGGCCGACATCGAAGTCCGCGTCCACAACTTTTGTGGCGGCTCGTGCCACGCGTACCCGCCCCCGGATACTTTCCCGCGCCGGTACTGGCGGGCCGAGGTCGAGCGCGGCTTCCGCTTTTTCGAGCAGTCCGGGTTGTCCCTCCCGGCTCCGCCGGTCGAGTCCGTCGTCCGCTATTTCGAGGACCGGGCGCCCGAGGAGTTGCCGGCCGCGGAGTGCCCGGCCGCGGGCCGGCCGCTCGGCGTCCGGTTCGAACGGGTGAGCTACCCCGGTCCGGCGGCCCCCGTCCGCCCGGCCGTCTCGAACGTGAATCTGGTCCGCCTGTCGGCACCGACTACCGGCGCCGGGCCACTCGAGGTTCTGGCGTGCGACATGCAAGGCGGCCGGGTCATGCTGCTGCGGCCGGCCGACCCGGCCCCGGCCTGGAAGGTGTTAGCCCGGGTGGCGAACCCGGCCCACGCCGAGGTGGTCGATCTCGACGGCGACGGCATCCGCGACATTCTGGTGGCGAACCTCGGCAGTTTCCCGCCGACCGACCGCCGGTGCGGGAGCGTGGTCTGGCTCCGCGGCCGGGCCGACGGGTCGTTCACCCCGATCACCCTGCTCGACAACGTCGGCCGGGTCGCCGACGTCCGGGCGGCCGATTTCTTCGGGACCGGCAAGCTCGACCTGGTCGTGGGGGTGTTCGGTTTGCACGCGGCCGGGGAAATCTTGCTGCTGGAAAACCTCACGGAAAACTGGGACAAGCCGCGGTTCGTGCCGCGGACGCTCGACGCCCGCCCCGGCGCGATTCACGTCCCCGTTGCCGACCTGAACGGCGACGGCAAGCCGGATTTCGTGGCCCTCATCGCCCAGGAACACGAGACCGTGGTCGCCTTCATTAACGAGGGCGGCGGCTCGTTCCGAAAACAGACCCTTTATCGAGCTCCTCACCCCGGATATGGCAGCAGCGGCATCCAGCTGGTGGACCTCAACGGGGACGGCTCCCTCGACGTACTTTACACTAACGGCGACATCCTCGACGAACCGTACCTGTACAAACCGTACCACGGGGTACAGTGGCTGGAAAACAAAGGCGGCTTGCTGTTTGAGCATCACCCGATCGCCCCGATGTATGGAGCCCACAACGCGGTCGCAGCGGACCTGACCGGCACGGGCCGCCTCGACATCGTCGCGGTGAGTTTCCTGCCGGGTGACAAGTTCCCAGACCGGCCGGCCCGGAAGGCCGACGCGGTCGTCGTCTTGGAACAGGTCGCCCCAGGGAGGTTTGAACGACACCCGTTGCTGACGGCCGAGTGCGACGCGGTGGTGTGTGCCGCCGGCGACCTTTACGGGACCGGGCGGGCGGACATTGTGGTCGGCAATTTCAGTTCGATGACGACGGATCACCCGGTCACGATCTGGAAAAACCTCGGTGGGCCGGCGGCCGGTTCACCCCGTCAGCGGCCGGCCCGTTGA